Sequence from the Toxoplasma gondii ME49 chromosome Ib, whole genome shotgun sequence genome:
GAAAAAGGTCATGAACTCGCCCCCAACCACCACGGGAGAAGCCCCTAGGGGATGCTGACTTCAACATCCCAGCTCTGTTGATCACACGATTCCTCTCAAACCAAGCAAGCATTCAGAAACTGAGCGCGCGTGACGACCTCAGAAGGGCCGTGCGACAGGCGTTTTTCttggcgtctcctctccaaTGCTTGTGCATGAACACCAGCGCAACATGCAGCGTCCTCAGGCGACGCTTGGGGGGACATCTGAAAAGGGCACAACCCGCGCTGTCTCAGAAGTGAGGTTTGCGCCTGCGCTTCAGGACTGATTATTCTGCACACACCTGCATgcgactctgcatgcacacgcGTGAAAGAAAAGCCACCAACGGAAGTTCCACAGAATGGGTCTCACAGCCAGGAAACGAAAGCGCAGATCTCCACGGTTCCCGAAACAGCTCTACAGAGATGAATGAACACCTGAGCATTCGCATCTGAATACTCTTCAGGAAACACCGTCAAatgcgcgtctctgcataCGCACAATGCTgcgcgtttctgcagctccgCATCTTTGAACGCGATCGAGCTGTCGTCGAGGGGAGGGCACCTTGCGCAGGGCACCCTCCctgcaagagagaaacgtaCCTTTCCGTAGCACGCACCGATGGGGACGAGATCCACCGAGTCCGTGAGTCCGTCGACATAGTCTTTCTTCACCTTGAGCCAGTTAAGAGAGCGCTTGGACGGTTCGTAGGTGGCATTTTCTCTGAGAGTTTTGACCATCAACCCCTCGCAGTTGCCTGGCGGAAACAACGCGTGGTGATACAGAAGGCAGACTCGAGGTGGGCTAGAGCGCCTCGACCATCACCGACTCCTGGCATAACGTTGGCGGCGTAACGTCGAGGAAATCAATTTCGATGCACAGGTGGAAGTAACGAATCCTTATATGGCTTGTGCCggcctcctctgcgtcctcagTTCAAGCTGACGGAGTCCTCTGTTCACAGTTTCTACCGTTACAATCGGCAGCGTACTGTTCTAAAACTACCCATTCGCAGCTCGTTCGCGCAACGCGACAACCAGACTCTAAAACGGCAGATGTCTGTCCGCGAACAGCGTCCGGAATGCGGGAGACAGACTCTACAGTTAACGTGCAGcgttctcccctctcccgacgtctctctctctctctctttttcgcgttctgtttctccctcgccttctcctgctcctcctctcAAACGTACCTTCAATTGCTTCCGTGAGGAAGTCCTCGAAGTCCTGGGCTCCACGGATGTCCTTGTAGGCCGCCTGTTGGACGAGAGGACTGCGTTCAAAGTCGATGGCTTGCCGCATTTTTTCGCGGCGCGCCTCGAGGGTCTTGCCCAGAAGACACTCGCCGttcaggcgcatgcagtcaaagaggaagagcgccACACGCACTTCGATGCCGTCTTTTTCGACGccctttcgcttcctccttgtGAGAGTCTGGAAGGGGAGAATCGTCCGGTTCTCCTCGTCGTAAGCCACCACCTCCCCATCGAGAATGCACTCCTCCGTGGTCGgttggagagaggcgagaaacatGTCGATGACGTCGGGATACTTTTGCGTGATCTCCTCCAAGTTGCGACTGAACAACCGCACGCGAGTCGGAGAGATCTTCCGCAGCGGCCCacaggcagaagacgcagacgccggtggagaggaagaggcagaagcgcctgccgaggaagaagcagaagcgcctgccgaggaagaagcagaagcgcctGTTGAGGAAGGACACAGCCCCGGGGTTCGTTTCGCCGCTTGTTCGCTGACTAGGTGAAGCTGAATGCGTTCGCCGTCGTACTTGAATTCGCACGTAAATTCGGTCTGCTTCAGTCGCTCCATAACTTCCTCGAATCCGCGCGTCGGCCGAGCCAACATGGGCTGCAAGGGAATTCCGGGTGTCGCTACGCAGAGCGACGAAAGTGCCTCGGCGTCTGCCCCCTGGAGCAGATGCCCCACCACAACCTCCACATTTGGAACTTCGCACAGAGCTCGACGGACGCTCTGCTCCATCCGCGACAGGTGAGACTCCAGCTCGACCGCGCTCATCGAAGAAGGCAacggagcagaagacgaagaagacgaggaagacgaggaagaagacgaggaagaagacgaggaaggagacgaggaaggagaggaaggagacgaggaaggatcTTTGCTGGTTTCTTCTGGGGAAGGAACGTAGCGGCGTGTGTCACCGATGGCAGGGCGTCCGTTGCGGGCGTTATGCGTGAGGAAGCATGCAAAGGCAAGTGCCTGAAAAAGAGAGCTCAGCGGAATTGAGGAACAGTTCTTGCGACTTGTGTTCTTCGCATTTGAACCACTATTTCCCCCCGACACCGCCCGTCTTTTCTGTCCTCGAACCCCAGCTGTCGCGCTGTTCAGGTTCCGTATCGCACACCAGTCTGTCTGCGTGTGTTTGTCTAAGCATGCCGACAGAAACGCCTCTGGATGCCAAAGGAAATGGAAGCTTTTTCACAGGGAAGCTGGAGCAATGGAAGCGCCATTTCGCCTGCGTTATCGGATCTACGCATCTGCACACATACACCATTTATGCACACAGTAGACGCACACGCTGCGAAAGCTGCCGCGCGAACCAAAGACGAATTGTTTCGGCGCAGGTGCATCCTGGAACCGGGACTTCATACCTGATAAACTGTCGCAGTGGAGGCGCCAGTGCGCATTCTTTGTTGAAGAAAGCGAATGATGTACTTTGGCTCCGATCCCTTTCCTCCGACGAGCAGACGCTTCAGCAACTCGCGTTTATGCACCTGGCTGTCCTTCCCAGCACACTGGCTGATCGCCTTCACCTGGTCGAAGACGCCGTCAATCGtgaggcgaggaggagggaagagagtCCGCGTCTTGCATGAACTCTGCTCCGCAATCTTCCCCAAGTCCTCAATGTGTTGCAACTCTAAAAAGAGTCGACATATGCGCAACAGCGAAGCTGGTTTGACCGCTGAGTCGCCTCTGTTCCGCCCGTCTGtgcgtcgcgtttctctgccgccattgtctgtctccactcaaCTTTGTGTGCTGTCTACAGTTTCTCTCTTAATTTTGCCTTTCTGTTCTGCTTCCCCCACCGTTCGCCGTCGGCCGTGTTCTCCCAAGATGACGAGAGAGATCCCTTGCTGGCGACGGTGCTTGTTTTTATAGGGATGCCGCCGACGGCTCCCTGTGCGgcctttcgtcttttttttctttccagttCCTCGCGTCGTTCGTCCACAGTCTTACCTTTTTTCAGATGCGCTTCTGTGCGTCCGTAGGTCTCTGCCATCGCCCTGAGGATCAGCGACTCTCCGACGCCGACTTCCTGCCCCAGGTAGTCGGGCGCCACTTTGTTGAGGCAAATGTAGATCGCTTTGTGGAGCGTCTTGGGCGCGTAGAAAAGCAAAAGGCGAAACAGATTCGTTAGCACAactgtctgcttcttgttGCTGCCTGTCCCGCTCGCCTTCATCTGTTCGATCTTATCGAATGCGTTCACGAGTGCCTCGAAGCTGAAAAGGGCAACCAGAAAGACACCCCACAAAACGCGCTCACAAAACGCTCTGCACTCTCCACGGTTTTACGCCGCTCCATGGAGAGATGGCGAGTGCAGGTCCAGTGCAGGAAAACGCGCGCAGGTTGACACAGGGTCGAGAGAAGCTTCCGCCAGCGCAGACGAAAGCGATGCAGCACACAACTGTTGGATGCGTCTGCCCAGGCAGAGGAACGGGAAGACGGTCACATCGAGGCGAAGTCTCTCcatgcatgtacacacaccTACACCAATCGCGTGTACAACCACACCTCCTGTTCCCtaaacatataaatacatgtaAGTATgtatctacatatacatataaatatatatatatatataaatataaatatatatatatatataaatacgtTTTTGAACAGGACTCGATTTTCTTTGTGCGAACATGGAGACCCTTTCGCAATCTCCAACGGGTGTGGACATTGCGGAGAACACTAGCGGATTTTCCGACAGCTCTGTTTGCGTCGGCTAAGTCTCGAGGACTCTTGGCCTGTGGCCACAGACTCTGGCGAAACCGCGAAGATTTCACTCGATCAGCGAGGCAGCAGGAATCCCGAATGCGCGTCATCTGAACAGACTGGCAAGCTCCCGTCTTCCACGGAAAACCTGCAAGTCGCCTTACAGAATGGGGGGTGAGTCGTCGACAGGTTCCTTCTTCGAGGAACGCTCCGACTTCTTGGCAGAGACGCTCGCGAGGGGAACAGCCGCAGGgtcgaagagaggcgaggagaggtCGGCGGAAGAGTCCTTCCCCAAGACACGCACGGCAAAGAGTGTGCCAGTTTTCAGCTGTTCGTCGTCCTcggatttcttcttcctcgtcgtgctcttcttctcttggggagcctcgcgcttcttctccttcctcgtttcctcgttcgcggtctcctctcgcgaCTCTCCTTTGCGCTCTGCAAGCGCTTCCAGAACGGACTTCTTGGCCTTGCTGGCTTCGTGGCGCCCCTCGTCCTCGGACATCGAGCCGGCGGCCGCGTCCTCGCTGTCGGAGAAGAGcgctgctttcctcttctcagAGCCAGGCgatcgcttcttcttctgtagCATCTCCAACGCACGACGCCCAGCCGCAGACGACGCCGACACTAAAAgcaaaaacaaaaaacaGGCAGGCGCGCGAGGTGCAGGGGAGGTgaggaaaggggaagagccgcgacgcaggagagaaggcgcagaagacagagcgcGGCTGTCGGACGACGAGGCGTCCAGTCTCAACTGAATGGAGGAAAGTTTTCGACTTGTCGGCTGAACGAGAAAACCAGACCCTCGGCgagggaaggaaggcgaggaaacgacgaagaagtgaGCCATCTGGAAACA
This genomic interval carries:
- a CDS encoding DNA ligase 1, putative (encoded by transcript TGME49_208580~Signal peptide predicted by SignalP 2.0 HMM (probability 0.813) with cleavage site probability 0.475 at residue 48~Predicted trans-membrane domain (TMHMM2.0):9-32:33-56:70-85:105-128); the protein is MTGNSSSSSLLLPDGLCLLFFLFLACPLSLVPSLLAFFLAAWIGVVLTSTAPFLRAASLPPSRLSSLHDSLRVAYGLPGLFRTFLQPSEKQLRRRRRTTASIRRRLYFFLFSSVVVLLTSPPLPAAALPVPAFEVPANPLVGRVSSRAVPFASTPASLPSSALLAPRRPSFLLSPFPAPLHTSSQSAPAVRLCESPSSSSSSSSRRLSPLRPAITMKKAAAVPAKKQTSILSFLSRKDDTRAPSSTKTGDSRADATANLLAGLAPEESAVPLRKRQLPASAAAFSPSAKKRREGGCEREETERAEVPQEDARREAVASLKDQEACLVEDAPEVIGSDGRRRGRLRKELERDAENDVNEGNGQSNAATENVETGVHAEAQADRHTHTNEDAEDDPVSEAVSDRESIDSDSSVASSRDASHPRGDVKKVSASSAAGRRALEMLQKKKRSPGSEKRKAALFSDSEDAAAGSMSEDEGRHEASKAKKSVLEALAERKGESREETANEETRKEKKREAPQEKKSTTRKKKSEDDEQLKTGTLFAVRVLGKDSSADLSSPLFDPAAVPLASVSAKKSERSSKKEPVDDSPPILFEALVNAFDKIEQMKASGTGSNKKQTVVLTNLFRLLLFYAPKTLHKAIYICLNKVAPDYLGQEVGVGESLILRAMAETYGRTEAHLKKELQHIEDLGKIAEQSSCKTRTLFPPPRLTIDGVFDQVKAISQCAGKDSQVHKRELLKRLLVGGKGSEPKYIIRFLQQRMRTGASTATVYQALAFACFLTHNARNGRPAIGDTRRYVPSPEETSKDPSSSPSSPSSSPSSSSSSSSSSSSSSSSSSAPLPSSMSAVELESHLSRMEQSVRRALCEVPNVEVVVGHLLQGADAEALSSLCVATPGIPLQPMLARPTRGFEEVMERLKQTEFTCEFKYDGERIQLHLVSEQAAKRTPGLCPSSTGASASSSAGASASSSPPASASSACGPLRKISPTRVRLFSRNLEEITQKYPDVIDMFLASLQPTTEECILDGEVVAYDEENRTILPFQTLTRRKRKGVEKDGIEVRVALFLFDCMRLNGECLLGKTLEARREKMRQAIDFERSPLVQQAAYKDIRGAQDFEDFLTEAIEGNCEGLMVKTLRENATYEPSKRSLNWLKVKKDYVDGLTDSVDLVPIGACYGKGKRSGTFGTYLLAVYNPADETFQTVCKAATGFSEEALQQHHKALSDRIISHKKPYYDVSPKLEADVWFEACQVWECRAADLSISPVHTAGIGEKSPDKGIGLRFPRFLRVREDKNPEQATTSTQIVEMYTNQFRQNKVHGGRTNAEREEEEVEDESESEEQRKED